A genomic region of Nymphaea colorata isolate Beijing-Zhang1983 chromosome 2, ASM883128v2, whole genome shotgun sequence contains the following coding sequences:
- the LOC116246986 gene encoding floricaula/leafy homolog: MDPDAFSATLFKWDARAAPPSRLLIHDASVSATAHVSAGGVPPLGPAAAAAAIPPPYCRTKDLGGLEDLFQNYGVRYFTLAKMAEMGFTASTLLNMKDEELDEMMATLVDVFHWDLLVGERFGIKAAVRAERRWLLDDDVSRRRHHLASADSTNPLDALSQEGLSEEPVQGVKVVGVADNGGGGGGWEVVVEGKKGQRRRRGTRGGINGEGGGDDGGDRQREHPFIVTEPGEVARGKKNGLDYLFHLYEECRGFLIQVQNIAKERGEKCPTKVTNQVFRYAKSMGASYINKPKMRHYVHCYALHCLDEAASDRLRRAFKERGENVGAWRQACYQPLVAMAAHHSWDIDAIFNANEKLCIWYVPTKLRQLCHQQRTAAAASMGTAHLRQM; encoded by the exons ATGGACCCAGATGCCTTCTCAGCAACGCTGTTCAAGTGGGACGCTCGAGCTGCACCACCGAGCCGGCTCCTTATCCACGATGCGTCGGTCTCTGCCACTGCCCACGTGAGCGCAGGCGGTGTTCCACCACTAGGACcagcggcggcggcagctgCTATTCCTCCGCCATACTGTAGGACGAAGGATCTGGGGGGACTGGAGGACCTGTTCCAGAACTACGGCGTACGCTACTTCACTCTGGCCAAGATGGCCGAGATGGGGTTCACCGCCAGCACCCTCCTCAACATGAAAGATGAGGAGCTCGACGAGATGATGGCCACCCTCGTCGACGTCTTCCACTGGGACCTCCTAGTCGGCGAAAGGTTCGGCATCAAGGCCGCCGTCAGGGCTGAGCGCCGCTGGCTGCTCGATGACGACGTCTCCCGCCGCCGCCATCACCTCGCCTCCGCCGACTCCACCAACCCTCTCGACGCCCTTTCCCAGGAAG GGTTGTCAGAGGAGCCGGTTCAGGGGGTGAAGGTGGTAGGCGTGGCTGATAACGGCGGCGGAGGGGGAGGTTGGGAGGTGGTTGTGGAGGGAAAGAAAGGGCAGAGGCGGAGGAGAGGCACGAGGGGCGGTATCAACGGCGAGGGAGGTGGCGACGACGGCGGAGACCGGCAGAGAGAGCACCCCTTCATTGTGACGGAGCCCGGGGAAGTGGCCAGAGGAAAGAAGAACGGGCTGGACTACCTCTTCCACCTCTACGAGGAGTGCAGAGGTTTCCTCATCCAGGTCCAGAACATCGCAAAGGAGCGAGGGGAAAAGTGCCCCACCAAG GTAACGAACCAGGTGTTCAGGTACGCCAAGAGCATGGGAGCAAGCTACATTAACAAGCCCAAGATGAGGCACTATGTCCACTGCTATGCGCTGCACTGCCTGGATGAAGCCGCGTCAGATCGGCTACGGCGGGCATTCAAAGAGAGGGGGGAGAATGTGGGAGCCTGGAGGCAGGCCTGCTACCAGCCCCTTGTGGCCATGGCTGCACATCATTCGTGGGATATTGACGCCATATTCAACGCCAACGAGAAGCTCTGCATCTGGTATGTGCCCACCAAACTGCGCCAACTCTGCCACCAGCAGCGCACCGCCGCTGCAGCTTCAATGGGCACGGCGCACCTGCGCCAAATGTAG
- the LOC116246984 gene encoding pentatricopeptide repeat-containing protein At5g50990-like has translation MFGGATVRFARRCLSRSSTLEGRCLMKWPGEEFRSLAEVSVWNAILRGCMEKGAHANGLSLYSKMRLHGVNPDHYTLSFVLKFCRPTNGTPMSLILCRGAHSDIVKCGYEPDLLLATSLVEVYSAGRCMVDARRVFDEMHERDVVAWNVMIHGYVKSGDTKSAVSLFNKMPQRNNFSWNMVIAAMARSGDLEAAHKLLAMMPQRDAVSLNVMITGYSQVGNLLKARELFESASIRDLVTWNSIIGAYAGNGQIKEALVLFKRMWDENVEPDGFTLTTILSVCARVGDLDTGEWIREYIQRKGVALNYIVGAALVDMYSKCGRINSAEEVFELSPKCDVSVWNAMIGGLAMHGRANNAFELFNQMLNVQIEPDAITFLSMLNACSHAGLVERGQTYFDTMRSEYLIVPQIEHYGAMVDLLGRAGRVDEAYSLIKSMNIEADAVIWRALLGACRIHGNVKLGELATKQILKLEQRNSGDYVLLSNIYSTSSKWHDAENVWNAMKEKGIPKNPGLSWIKVDNVIHEFIAGDRTNPQSENIYRSIVEVMKQIKMVGFVPATNAVTYDVSEEEKEDVLYCHSEKLALAFGLLNTSPRSTIRIYKNLRICHDCHSVMKFVSRLYSREIVIRDRIRFHHFEGGTCSCKDYW, from the coding sequence ATGTTCGGGGGAGCGACGGTTCGATTTGCTCGACGTTGTCTCTCCCGTTCTTCTACCTTGGAGGGGagatgtttgatgaaatggCCTGGGGAGGAATTCAGAAGCCTTGCCGAAGTTTCTGTGTGGAATGCCATCCTGCGGGGATGTATGGAGAAGGGCGCACACGCTAATGGGCTCTCTTTATATAGCAAAATGCGACTTCATGGAGTCAATCCGGATCACTACACGCTTTCCTTCGTTCTCAAGTTCTGTAGGCCGACCAATGGAACACCAATGTCCCTCATACTCTGTAGAGGGGCTCATAGCGACATTGTAAAATGTGGGTATGAACCGGATTTGCTGCTCGCAACGTCCCTTGTGGAGGTATACTCTGCCGGGCGATGTATGGTCGATGCACGCAgagtgtttgatgaaatgcatgaaagaGATGTCGTCGCGTGGAATGTGATGATACATGGCTATGTAAAATCTGGTGATACGAAGTCTgctgtttctttgtttaatAAGATGCCACAAAGGAACAATTTTTCATGGAATATGGTCATTGCAGCGATGGCAAGATCGGGAGATTTAGAGGCTGCGCACAAGCTGCTTGCCATGATGCCTCAAAGGGACGCGGTTAGTTTGAATGTGATGATTACAGGGTATTCCCAGGTTGGGAATTTGTTGAAGGCAAGGGAATTGTTTGAGAGTGCATCTATCAGAGATTTGGTGACATGGAATTCGATTATTGGAGCATATGCCGGAAATGGGCAAATAAAGGAAGCTTTGGTGCTCTTCAAGAGAATGTGGGATGAGAATGTGGAGCCTGATGGGTTCACATTGACAACAATTCTTTCAGTATGTGCACGAGTTGGTGATTTAGATACTGGCGAGTGGATCAGGGAGTATATACAGAGGAAGGGAGTCGCATTGAATTACATAGTAGGGGCTGCTCTTGTAGACATGTACTCAAAATGTGGGAGAATTAATTCTGCGGAAGAGGTATTTGAGTTGTCTCCAAAATGTGATGTCTCAGTTTGGAATGCAATGATTGGCGGACTAGCAATGCATGGGCGTGCAAACAATGCGTTTGAACTATTTAATCAAATGTTGAATGTGCAAATTGAACCAGATGCAATCACCTTCCTATCAATGCTAAATGCATGTAGTCATGCTGGTTTGGTTGAAAGAGGACAGACATATTTTGATACTATGAGAAGTGAATACTTAATTGTGCCACAGATTGAGCACTATGGGGCTATGGTAGATCTACTTGGCAGAGCTGGACGTGTAGATGAAGCTTACAGTCTCATTAAAAGCATGAATATTGAAGCTGATGCTGTAATTTGGAGGGCTCTGCTTGGCGCCTGTAGAATCCATGGTAATGTTAAGTTGGGTGAGCTTGCAACTAAGCAGATACTGAAATTGGAGCAGCGAAATAGTGGTGACTATGTGCTTCTTTCAAATATCTATTCCACATCAAGCAAATGGCATGATGCTGAAAATGTATGGAATGCAATGAAGGAGAAAGGTATTCCCAAGAACCCAGGATTGAGCTGGATTAAAGTGGACAATGTAATTCATGAATTCATTGCGGGTGATAGAACTAACCCTCAATCTGAGAATATCTACCGATCCATTGTTGAGGTGATGAAGCAAATTAAAATGGTTGGCTTTGTGCCTGCAACCAATGCAGTAACATATGATGTAtcagaagaggaaaaggaagacgTTTTGTACTGTCATAGTGAAAAATTGGCGTTGGCTTTTGGGCTTCTTAATACTAGCCCAAGAAGCACAATTAGAATTTACAAGAACCTTAGGATCTGCCACGATTGTCACTCTGTTATGAAGTTTGTTTCAAGACTCTATTCTCGAGAGATAGTCATCAGGGATCGTATTCGATTTCATCATTTTGAAGGCGGCACATGCTCATGTAAAGATTATTGGTag